The Nostoc sp. NIES-3756 DNA window CAGACCGTTCGGTTAATCCTGATGAAGCGGTAGCTTTGGGTGCAGCTATTCAAGCTGGGGTGCTAGGTGGGGAAGTTGATAATTTGCTGCTATTGGATGTTACACCCTTATCCTTAGGTATTGAAACCTTGGGAGAAGTATTCACCAAAATCATCGAACGTAACACCACAATTCCTACTAGCAAATCTCAAGTATTTTCCACGGCCGTTGATGGACAAACTTCGGTAGAAATCCACGTCCTCCAAGGAGAAAGGGCAATGGCCAGGGATAACAAAAGCCTGGGTAAATTTCTTTTAACAGGTATCCCTCCAGCACCCCGTGGAGTACCGCAAATCGAAGTTTCCTTTGAAATTGATGTCAACGGTATTCTGAAAGTTGCTGCCCAAGATAAAGGCACGGGTAGAGAACAAAGTATTCGCATTACCAATACAGGTGGATTAAGCAGCAATGAAGTAGAACGGATGCGCCAAGAAGCAGAAGTTTTTGCTGAAGAAGATAAAAAACGCAAAGAGCTGGTTGAACTCAAAAATCAAGCAGATAATCTATTGATCATTTATGAATCGACTTTGAAAGATAATGGTGAATTGATTGGCGAACAAATAAAAGTTCTCGCAGGTGAAAAAGCCAGCCTAGTTCAAAATTTGATGACTAACCCAGCTATTTCCACTAAAGAGTTTCAACAATGTTTAGATGATTTCCAACAAACTTTATTCTCTATCGGTGCGGATGTGTACACTCGAGCTGGTACTCAAAATGGAGATGAAACAGAAACAATTTCTGATATGTCCCATATTTCCTTATCTTTAGATAATCAATCCCCACCTAGCGGCACTCTAATACCACAATTCAATTTTGATTTTGATGAAGAAGGTACAGCACAGGCTGATTATGAAGCGATAGATTAGGATTGAGTAGTATTGAGTACTGAAGCGCGGTAGCGGCGCGTTTAGCGTGTGCTGATTGAGCAAGAGCTATTTACTCAGAACTCATTACTCACAACTCAGCACTAAATTACATGGGGGGTTTTCCGCACTAAATGGTGCGGCTAGCCCCTCTAGTTGATGAGGGGGGTTTCCTCGTAGTACGTAGCACAATTGTAAAAGAGACAGCCATTTTGGTAGCCAGAGCCTTAGGTTATACTTTTTCTGCTCCTAGTTTTGGTGGCTTTTGCTAGTCTTACGAGGAAAGTACCTATTACTTTACTTGTTGATGATTTTTGTTAAGGGTAAAAGGTAAAATCAGTTATTAACATAATTTTACTTTGCCTTCTATCTAGCCCTGGCAAGATGCCCTGATGGTGTCTACCGCCTATATTTCCTCCTTCCTCCTAACTTTTACCTTTGCTATATGGCCCGCGACTATTATGAGACTTTAGGCGTTGCTCGTGACGCTGACAAAGAAGAAATCAAACAAGCCTACCGCCGTCTAGCCCGGAAATATCACCCTGATGTGAATAAAGAACCGGGAGCCGAAGAGCGCTTTAAGGAAATTAACCGTGCTTATGAAGTACTTTCTGAGCCGGAAACCCGTGCGCGTTACGATCGCTTCGGCCCTGAAGGTGTTTCTGGGGCTGGTGTTGGTTTTCAAGATGTGGGCGATATGGGTGGTTTTGCCGATATCTTTGAAAGTATTTTCAGTGGTTTTGCTGGTGGTATGGGTGGCCCAACCCAGCAAAGACGACGCAGTGGCCCAGCGCGGGGTGATGATTTACGGCTAGACCTGAAGTTAGACTTTCGGGAAGCGGTATTTGGCGGGGAAAAAGAAATTCGTATATCCCATCTAGAAACCTGTGAAACCTGTACGGGTAGCGGTGCTAAACCAGGAACTCGTCCTCGTACTTGTTCAACTTGTAGCGGTTCAGGTCAAGTCCGTCGTGTGACCAGAACACCATTTGGTAGTTTTACTCAAGTCTCAACTTGTCCTACCTGCAATGGTACAGGTATGGTAATTGAAGACAAATGTACTACTTGTGATGGTAAAGGAACAAACCAAGTTACCAAGAAACTAAAAATCACTGTCCCAGCAGGGGTAGACAACGGTACGCGGTTACGTATTTCTCAAGAAGGTGATGCTGGCCAACGCGGTGGCCCTCCAGGTGATTTATATGTTTATTTGTTCGTCAACGAGGACGAAGAATTTCAACGCGATGGTATTAATGTACTCTCAGAAATTAAAGTTAGCTACTTGCAAGCAATTTTAGGCTGCCGATTAGAGGTAAACACTGTAGACGGGCCTGTGGAATTAATAATTCCCGCAGGTACGCAACCGAATACAGTCATGAAGTTAGAAAATCGGGGTGTACCGCGTTTGGGCAATCCTGTGAGTCGCGGGGATCATCTGTTAACGGTGTTAATTGATATTCCTACCAAAGTGACCCCAGAGGAGAGAGAATTACTAGAGAAGCTGGCTAAAATTAAGGGAGACCGTACTGGTAAAGGCGGTCTAGAAGGTTTTTTGGGAAATTTATTTAAGTAATGACGCTCTCTCCTTTATCAACTCCTGATGCTCAACTTGACTTACGTGGCACTCCCTGCCCCCTAAATTTTGTGCGGACAAAACTCCGTCTGGAAAAAATGCCACCAGGAGGGTTACTAGAAGTCTGGTTAGACCCAGGAGAGCCAATTGAGCAAGTTCCTGATAGCCTGACAATGGCAGGTTATCAGGTAGAGCAAATTACAGATTGCACAGACTATTTTTCCCTATTAATTCGCCGTCCCGTAGCTGACCAATGAAAGTTATCCCCACTGGTCAGTTATTAGGTACGGTTTTAGCCGTGCAAGCAAATTTTTACAAAGTACAGCTAGACGAGGCAGAAGAGGCAAGGGAGCAGGGAGAGGGGAGCAAGGGAGAAGATTTTTCCCCCTGCCCCTTGCCCCCTGCTCCCCTGCTTCTTTCATCTCCCTTTCTCCTGTGTACTCGTAGAACTCGGTTGAAAAAAATCGGGCAACAGGTAATGGTGGGCGATCGCGTAGTGATAGAGGAGCCAGATTGGTCTGGAGGGCGCGGGGCGATCGCAGAGGTACTAGAGCGGCAGACTCAGTTAGATAGACCGCCAATCGCCAATGCGAACCAAATCATGCTGGTTTTTGCAGTGGCTGACCCTCCATTGGAACCTTATCAATTGAGTAGATTCTTAGTTAAGGCTGAATCTACTGAACTGGATGTAGTCTTATGCTTGAATAAGAGCGATTTAGTTAGTCCAGAGGAACAGCAACAAATTAGCGATCGCTTGTCTGGTTGGGGTTATCAACCAATATTTATCAGTGTCGAAAATCAAATCAATATTGACAAAATAGCCAAATATCTCAGCAATAAAATTACCGTAGTGGCCGGGCCTTCTGGTGTGGGTAAATCCAGCTTGATTAATGCGCTGATTCCCGACATCAACCTGCGAGTGGGGGAGGTTTCCGGTAAACTTGCTCGTGGTCGTCATACCACCCGCCACGTAGAATTATTTGAATTACCCGATGGTGGTTTGCTGGCAGATACGCCAGGGTTTAACCAACCAGATGTAGACTGTACTCCAGAAGAACTAATCTATTACTTCCCAGAAGCCAGAGAACGTTTAGCGATTGGTAGTTGTCGATTTAACGACTGTTTGCACTGTGACGAGCCGGAGTGTGCAGTGCGCGGAGATTGGGAACGGTATGAGCATTATCTAGAATTTTTAGCAGATGCGATCGCCAGACAAACTCACCTTAACCAACAAGCCGATCCTGAATCAACCCTAAAAGTAAAAACCAAAGGCAAAGGTCAAAGTCAATACGAACCCAAGTTAGAAAGTAAAAAATACCGCCGCACCTCCCGCCGCACTCAAGTACAAGCGCTACAAGATTTGTATCAAGACGAAGAGGAGTAGAGAGTAGGGAGTGGAGAAGAATAACTATGGACTAATGACTAATGACTAATGACTAATAACCAATGACTTTAGTTTACAGGACTACTACGATCCCCAGAAGGTCTTAAAATATTGTTAATTTCAGCCTAATCCTCGACCTTCACTTTAACAAGTATCACCCCAGAACACTATGGCTATTGGCTACGTCGCCCTCGTACTTCACGCACATCTGCCCTTCGTTCGTCACCCTGAGAGTGACTACGTACTAGAGGAGGAATGGTTATATGAAGCCATTACCGAAACATACATTCCCTTATTGAAAGTATTTGAAGGCTTAAAGAGAGACGGCATCGACTTTAAAATTACGATGAGTATGACACCGCCGCTTGTGTCGATGCTGCGTGATCCTTTGTTGCAAGAACGCTATGATGCACACTTAGCCAAACTTGAAGAACTGACGGAACTGGAAATTGAGCATAATGCCAACAACGGACACATCCGTTACTTAGCTGAACACTACGCTACTGAGTTTAACGAAGCGCGTCAGATGTGGGAGCGCTACAACGGCGATTTAGTGACGGCTTTTAAGCAATTCCAAGATAGTAATAACTTAGAAATTATCACTTGTGGCGCTACTCATGGCTATTTGCCATTGATGAAGATGTATCCTCAAGCTGTGTGGGCGCAAATTCAGGTAGCTTGCGAACATTACGAAGAAACTTTTGGTCGTCCACCTAAAGGTATTTGGTTGCCAGAATGCGCCTATTATGAGGGTTTGGAACGGATGCTAGCTGATGCTGGCTTACGTTACTTCCTGACTGATGGACATGGTATTTTATATGCTCGTCCTCGTCCTCGTTTTGGTACTTACGCACCAATTTTTACCGAAACTGGGGTTGCAGCCTTTGGTCGAGATCATGAATCTTCTCAACAGGTATGGTCTTCTGAGGTTGGTTATCCTGGTGCAGCTGAATATCGAGAATTTTATAAAGATTTAGGTTGGGAGGCTGAGTATGAATACATCAAGCCTTACATCATGCCCAACGGTCAGAGGAAAAATACAGGTATTAAGTATCACAAAATTACTGGACGCGGTTTAGGCTTATCAGAGAAGGCACTGTATGACCCTTACTGGGCAAGGGAAAAAGCAGCAGAACATGCCGCTAATTTCATGTATAACCGCGAACGCCAAGCAGAGCATTTGTATGGAATTATGCAGCGTCCGCCGATTATCGTTTCTCCCTATGATGCGGAGTTGTTCGGTCACTGGTGGTATGAAGGCCCTTGGTTTATTGATTACCTATTCCGCAAGTCCTGGTATGACCAAGGAACCTATACTATGACTCATTTGGCAGACTATTTACGGGCAGAACCGACACAACAAGTCTGTCGTCCTTCTCAGTCGAGTTGGGGTTATAAGGGTTTCCATGAGTATTGGTTGAATGAAACCAATGCTTGGATTTATCCGCATTTACATAAAGCAGCTGAACGCATGATTGAAATCTCTACGCTGGAACCGGAAGATGAATTGGGATGGCGGGCGCTTAATCAAGCTGCTAGAGAATTACTATTAGCTCAATCTTCCGACTGGGCGTTTATTATGCGGACGGGAACAATGGTTCCTTATGCCGTGAGACGCACGCGATCGCACCTCATGCGTTTTAATAAGCTCTATGAAGATGCCAAAATCGGCAAATTTGATAGTGGTTGGTTAGAAAAAGTCGAGTTAATGGATAATATTTTCCCCAATATTAACTATCGTGTTTATCGTCCTTTGTAAGGAGTGCTGAGTTGAGAGTAAATCAGTGTCATATGTTTTTTACTCTCTAGCCTCTAACCCCTCTTTGATAATCACTCAAAAACCCTCAGTACTAATTACTGGGGGTTTTTGCTTAAATTTGCAGATTTTTACTACTATTGGGGCAAAGTCCGGCTGGTATACGCATCTATCGCATAGGCTGGAGTGCGATCGCTGTAATCTATATCCATACCAGTGATAGATTTAGCTAACTTTTCAAAGGACGCAGAACGCCAGTTACGTTCATGAATGGGCTTTTTCTGTTCTCCCATGAAGTAAGCTAAAGAACCTATAACAGAAGCTGCAACCCAACCTATGGCTAATACCGCAAATAAGATAGTCATCGTTAACCTCTTTCTATATATTTTTATGAATTTATATAAATAAATATAACTTTATCGCAATATATTTAGCAATATACGCTAAATAGTGCATACCGATTAAGCTGGTAGGGTTATTACTACCGCTCTTCAATTTTGGATGGAAAATGTTGATTTATAGCCTATTTCAGCTGTTTAAAATTAGAATACCAATTCGGTAGTAGATGAAATGTAGAGTCTTTTTTGTCTGTATACTTAACTAATGACTGAACTTGTAGCGATCGCAGCCATGTTAAATAGTCCCTAGATATTCTAGCCAAGACCTCTTAGCTTATCTAAGGTTACAGAGGTTATATAATTAAAAAGCCCGTGACGAGGATTGAACTCGTGACCTCACCCTTACCAAGGGTGTGCTCTACCACTGAGCCACACGGGCGAAAATTATTTGTTTAGATTTTGAATTATACTATAATCCAAAATCTAAATTTGAAGGTGGGCCGGGCTGGATTTGAACCAGCGTAGGCGTAAACCAACGGATTTACAGTCCGTCTCCATTAACCACTCGGACACCGACCCGTATGTCCCACGATTTACAATAATAGCAGCGAATTTTGGAAATGGCAAGGGAAAGAGGAAATTTTTTTTTGAGAGGGTAATTATCACTGTAGAGACGTTGCATGTAACGTCTCTACATCATGTATTTGGCTCAACTTTATATAGAATTGGGATCAGCACTAAAGTGCTTACTACAAACCAACCTAATCTAAAAGTTCACCTGTTTCTTGCAGTGAGTGCAAGCGGCTATATATCCCCTCATGACGCAAGAGTTCATCGTGGCTACCAACTTCCACAATCTTTCCCTGGTCTAAAACTACAATCTTGTCTGCTTCCCGTACTGTACTCAGACGGTGAGCAATAATGATTGTTGTACAAGTACCTTGAATCGATCGCATCGCTAGTTGAATTGAACGTTCAGACTCGTAATCTAGACTAGAGGTGGCTTCGTCAAAAATTAGTACATCGGGTTCTACTAGCAAGGCTCTAGCAATTCCTAAACGCTGTCTTTGTCCACCAGAAAGCCTTACGCCACGTTCCCCAACAACAGTGTAATAACCTTGGGGTAGGTGTTGTACTACTTCGTCAACTCTGGCAATTCTACAGGCTTCTTTTACTTGCTCAAGAGTAGCGTCTGGTCTACCGTAGGTGAGGTTGTCCAAAACTGTACCGTTGAACACATCTACTTCTTGATGAACGATCGCCAGCCTGCGTCTATACTTAGCTACATTCAAAGTACGAATATCTTCACCATCGATGAGAATTTGCCCATCTTGTGGTTCAAAATAACGCAGTAGGAGTTTTACCAAGGTTGACTTACCAGAACCAGAGCGACCAACTAACGCCACTGTTTGGTATGGTTCAATCAATAAGTTGATATCTTGCAACACTTTACGGTCAGCATCATAGCCAAAACCCACATGAGCAAATTCCACTTTGCCAGTAAATTTGTAGGGTAAAGATGTATCATCTTCTGCCAACACAGTAGCCGCATCGTATCCAGTAGGCTCTTGCATGAACTCATGGAACCGTAGCATGGAAGAATAACGACGTGCAAAGACTTCTGCTAATGTGCTAATTGGTTCCAACTCTGCATAAGCCATGCTGGAGAGAGTTAAAGTCATGACAAAATGACCAAGGGAAATTTTACCGTTTACAGTTGCAGCTAAAGTTAATCCTAAGATAGCGAACACGCAAAACTGAATAAATGTCTTTTGCCAAGTTAACAGGATAACGTAATTCTTGTGAACTCTGTAATCAACTACTGTCAACTCCCGGTCTAAACGTTGTTTTTGCCGTTTCAGTTCTTTGGCTTCTGTAGCAAAAGCTTTTACTGTTTTGATGTTAGTAACTAACTCCGATGTACGGCTTTCGGTATTTTCCATGTATTTATCTAGAAGACCTTCGTGCCGAATTATTTGCTGTAACTTTCGTAAGCTAAAGGCAAGAATAATCACGAAAGAAATTAGATATAGTAGAGCAATTCGCCACTCAATTACGAGAATAAATAGGAAAATTCCTAACACCCGCAGCAGTTTGGGAATTAACTGTCCGGCGATTTCTGGATATGTCCAAGTGTGATTAGAAATACCTCGACCTAACCGTCCAGCAATTCGTCCGGGATTATTAACATCATAAAATTCTACGGGAAGTGTCAGAATTTTCTCAATCGCTAACTTGCTATTATCCCGACGTGTCCTTAAGGCTATATCCCAGTGGAACCAACTGGTTAACCAAGGTTGTGTCGGCGCTCTAACTACGGTGACTAGAAAAATTAAACCCAATAGTACGCCTAAAGATAGATGTTTGCTAACTGGGTAATTAGTTAATTGGGATACATTTGCGATCACACTTTCTAAAGGTTTATCTAACGGTTGATTGGACAAAACGTTTAAAATTTGTCCAATTGCATAGGGAACAACTAAATCCACAATTTCGTAAATGCTGGACGCTGCAATACTCAAGATACCCAGCTTCCAATCCTTACGAAAATAATTGATAATATCTCTAAATTTAGCCATAATGCACACTGCTCAAGAGTGCGAGCTTTAATTTGGAGCTTTTATACTACATTTATATTACAGGTGTAGTCAATAGCTAGATCATGAAATCACCCGAATGGGTGAATTTGCTAGTTATGCTAATTCGTAATTCAGAAATTATTTGGCTTGCTCCACATTTTGAGTATTGGTTTTATGAGGAAAAAACTCTAGGCGGTAGCGATAAAGTGCAACTGGGCGGGAACCTGCGGCGAAGTAATCTGGATCTTGGGGTGAGAGGTAGACAGCAGTGACTTGATCAGCTTCAATTGCTGGGGATGATGTAGAAAGTTGATGATAGGCGGTGGTAGATTCAACTGAGTTTAAGTAAGGGCGTGAAGCACCTTTGAATAATTGTTGAAATACTTCTGCGGTAATAAATTTACCATCTGGAGTAGTTTCTGTAGCCCGTGCTGTGACGATAGAAACTAATTGACGTTCACTGCGTAAAAATGTAATTTGACGATTAGGCGAATCGGGATCTACTTTGACTGATAATACCGCCTCATCACCTAAATAAGACCTAGCCAAATTTAAACTATTAAATGCTCTATCGGCTACTATATTTGTTGATGTGGTCTGAGGGATTAATTTTAATCTAGTGAGAGGTGATCGCGCAGCGTCTTTTTGGGAGAATTGCTCTTTTACAAACCGGACTAAAAAACTCACAGGTTGATTTAGTTGTCGGCGATTTCCTTCAAACCCTGGTGTGACAATATCTGGTGCTAACGGCGCAGCTAAATCTACCAACGTACTTTTAACTTCCCAAGTTCCCGCCATCCATTCAGGGTAAACCAAATCTCCCTTAGGAGGCTGTACAGAAGTTAGTTTTTCCCATTGCGGAAAATTTGATAAACGTTCTGATAATTCACCTGCATTTGCTTCTTCACTCCATACTAATAGCAAGATGATGATTAAACAAAAATTATAAATAATTTTGATAGTAAGTGTTAGTTTCATTTTGACAAGTTTGTAATAAGGGCTTTAGCCCTTCTATTTAGATAAAAGAGGGCTAAAGCCCCGACTACTAACATTTTTAAAGTTTTGTTGGGGCAGGTTCCCAAAATTCGCCGTACTTTTCTTTTAAGATCTGCCAAGCTTCTACTTGTCCTGCTTCATATTCCCCGGGTTTACCCCATTGTAAAAATATGCTTAAAGCCGACTCTTGTTTATCATCTAAAAAGCGGATGGCGTAGGTGGGAAAATTACCGCGTTTTGCTTCTCCAGTTTCAAACTTTACTTGAGTAATCTTGTCCATATTCAAGTGAAATTCAAAGCCTTCAGTGTGCATATTAGCATATTTACCTTTAGCCAATTCTGCATAAAATAGCTTTTCAATTTTCCCTCGCGCTTCTAATACAGCCGCACTGCTAGTAACAATTAAGCGCAGAGTTCCTAAATTTTCACAAGCTTCTAAAAACTCTCTCAAATCAGCACTCATACATTCCCCTTCTCAGCGTTGACTGTTAACTGTTAACTGATAACTGTTGACTAACTCTCATACTGTTCATAGGCGCTGACGATGCGCTGAACTAAAGGATGACGCACAACATCTTTTTGGGTAAATTCACAAACGGCGATGCCTTCTACGTGCTTTAACACTTGTAATGCTACCGTTAAACCTGATTGTTGGTTCATTGGTAAGTCGGTTTGTGTGGTGTCGCCTGTAATTACCATACGAGAACGGAAGCCCAAGCGGGTTAAAACCATCTTCATTTGGGCGGGTGTGGTATTTTGAGCTTCATCGACTATGACAAAAGCATGGTTGAGGGTGCGTCCGCGCATATAGGCGAGGGGTGCGACTTCAATAATGCCCCGTTCTATGAGGTTTGGGACTTTCTCTTGGTCAATAAATTCGTAAATTGCATCGTACAAGGGACGGAGATAGGGGTTAATTTTCTGCTGTAAATCCCCTGGTAAAAAGCCTAATCTTTCCCCAGCTTCTACTGCCGGACGGGTCAAAATCAGCTTTTCTACTTGATTGGCAAGGAGTGCTTGCACGGCGACGACGACGGCGAGGTAGGTTTTACCCGTTCCAGCCGGGCCGACGCAAAAAGTCAGGTCGCGTTTACGGATGGCTTCGATGTACTGGCGCTGTCTGAAGGTTTTGGCGCGGA harbors:
- the dnaJ gene encoding molecular chaperone DnaJ — protein: MARDYYETLGVARDADKEEIKQAYRRLARKYHPDVNKEPGAEERFKEINRAYEVLSEPETRARYDRFGPEGVSGAGVGFQDVGDMGGFADIFESIFSGFAGGMGGPTQQRRRSGPARGDDLRLDLKLDFREAVFGGEKEIRISHLETCETCTGSGAKPGTRPRTCSTCSGSGQVRRVTRTPFGSFTQVSTCPTCNGTGMVIEDKCTTCDGKGTNQVTKKLKITVPAGVDNGTRLRISQEGDAGQRGGPPGDLYVYLFVNEDEEFQRDGINVLSEIKVSYLQAILGCRLEVNTVDGPVELIIPAGTQPNTVMKLENRGVPRLGNPVSRGDHLLTVLIDIPTKVTPEERELLEKLAKIKGDRTGKGGLEGFLGNLFK
- a CDS encoding sulfurtransferase TusA family protein; the protein is MTLSPLSTPDAQLDLRGTPCPLNFVRTKLRLEKMPPGGLLEVWLDPGEPIEQVPDSLTMAGYQVEQITDCTDYFSLLIRRPVADQ
- the rsgA gene encoding small ribosomal subunit biogenesis GTPase RsgA, which produces MKVIPTGQLLGTVLAVQANFYKVQLDEAEEAREQGEGSKGEDFSPCPLPPAPLLLSSPFLLCTRRTRLKKIGQQVMVGDRVVIEEPDWSGGRGAIAEVLERQTQLDRPPIANANQIMLVFAVADPPLEPYQLSRFLVKAESTELDVVLCLNKSDLVSPEEQQQISDRLSGWGYQPIFISVENQINIDKIAKYLSNKITVVAGPSGVGKSSLINALIPDINLRVGEVSGKLARGRHTTRHVELFELPDGGLLADTPGFNQPDVDCTPEELIYYFPEARERLAIGSCRFNDCLHCDEPECAVRGDWERYEHYLEFLADAIARQTHLNQQADPESTLKVKTKGKGQSQYEPKLESKKYRRTSRRTQVQALQDLYQDEEE
- a CDS encoding glycoside hydrolase family 57 protein; amino-acid sequence: MAIGYVALVLHAHLPFVRHPESDYVLEEEWLYEAITETYIPLLKVFEGLKRDGIDFKITMSMTPPLVSMLRDPLLQERYDAHLAKLEELTELEIEHNANNGHIRYLAEHYATEFNEARQMWERYNGDLVTAFKQFQDSNNLEIITCGATHGYLPLMKMYPQAVWAQIQVACEHYEETFGRPPKGIWLPECAYYEGLERMLADAGLRYFLTDGHGILYARPRPRFGTYAPIFTETGVAAFGRDHESSQQVWSSEVGYPGAAEYREFYKDLGWEAEYEYIKPYIMPNGQRKNTGIKYHKITGRGLGLSEKALYDPYWAREKAAEHAANFMYNRERQAEHLYGIMQRPPIIVSPYDAELFGHWWYEGPWFIDYLFRKSWYDQGTYTMTHLADYLRAEPTQQVCRPSQSSWGYKGFHEYWLNETNAWIYPHLHKAAERMIEISTLEPEDELGWRALNQAARELLLAQSSDWAFIMRTGTMVPYAVRRTRSHLMRFNKLYEDAKIGKFDSGWLEKVELMDNIFPNINYRVYRPL
- a CDS encoding photosystem II protein, Psb35-related, whose protein sequence is MTILFAVLAIGWVAASVIGSLAYFMGEQKKPIHERNWRSASFEKLAKSITGMDIDYSDRTPAYAIDAYTSRTLPQ
- a CDS encoding ABC transporter ATP-binding protein, with amino-acid sequence MAKFRDIINYFRKDWKLGILSIAASSIYEIVDLVVPYAIGQILNVLSNQPLDKPLESVIANVSQLTNYPVSKHLSLGVLLGLIFLVTVVRAPTQPWLTSWFHWDIALRTRRDNSKLAIEKILTLPVEFYDVNNPGRIAGRLGRGISNHTWTYPEIAGQLIPKLLRVLGIFLFILVIEWRIALLYLISFVIILAFSLRKLQQIIRHEGLLDKYMENTESRTSELVTNIKTVKAFATEAKELKRQKQRLDRELTVVDYRVHKNYVILLTWQKTFIQFCVFAILGLTLAATVNGKISLGHFVMTLTLSSMAYAELEPISTLAEVFARRYSSMLRFHEFMQEPTGYDAATVLAEDDTSLPYKFTGKVEFAHVGFGYDADRKVLQDINLLIEPYQTVALVGRSGSGKSTLVKLLLRYFEPQDGQILIDGEDIRTLNVAKYRRRLAIVHQEVDVFNGTVLDNLTYGRPDATLEQVKEACRIARVDEVVQHLPQGYYTVVGERGVRLSGGQRQRLGIARALLVEPDVLIFDEATSSLDYESERSIQLAMRSIQGTCTTIIIAHRLSTVREADKIVVLDQGKIVEVGSHDELLRHEGIYSRLHSLQETGELLD
- a CDS encoding DUF6816 family protein, which gives rise to MKLTLTIKIIYNFCLIIILLLVWSEEANAGELSERLSNFPQWEKLTSVQPPKGDLVYPEWMAGTWEVKSTLVDLAAPLAPDIVTPGFEGNRRQLNQPVSFLVRFVKEQFSQKDAARSPLTRLKLIPQTTSTNIVADRAFNSLNLARSYLGDEAVLSVKVDPDSPNRQITFLRSERQLVSIVTARATETTPDGKFITAEVFQQLFKGASRPYLNSVESTTAYHQLSTSSPAIEADQVTAVYLSPQDPDYFAAGSRPVALYRYRLEFFPHKTNTQNVEQAK
- a CDS encoding ChuX/HutX family heme-like substrate-binding protein, producing the protein MSADLREFLEACENLGTLRLIVTSSAAVLEARGKIEKLFYAELAKGKYANMHTEGFEFHLNMDKITQVKFETGEAKRGNFPTYAIRFLDDKQESALSIFLQWGKPGEYEAGQVEAWQILKEKYGEFWEPAPTKL
- a CDS encoding PhoH family protein — translated: MADALIIQLPNIPSAIALAGDREENLKILSRQTGANLVLRGQELHIFGTEQQRDLAAKLVRSLESIWVQGNTISSADILTARQALDTHREDELKELQRDVLARTRRGDEVRAKTFRQRQYIEAIRKRDLTFCVGPAGTGKTYLAVVVAVQALLANQVEKLILTRPAVEAGERLGFLPGDLQQKINPYLRPLYDAIYEFIDQEKVPNLIERGIIEVAPLAYMRGRTLNHAFVIVDEAQNTTPAQMKMVLTRLGFRSRMVITGDTTQTDLPMNQQSGLTVALQVLKHVEGIAVCEFTQKDVVRHPLVQRIVSAYEQYES